CTCCGCGGGGAACCGGGATACGACATCGTGGAAGCGGCACTGACCGCCCTCCGCAATCTCGAACACCGCGGTGCTGTTGGCGCCGATGAAGGCACCGGAGACGGTGCGGGCCTGCTCATGCAGGTGCCGGATGAGTTCTTCCGGGCCGTCGCCGAATTCGAACTGCCTGCCCCAGGTCAATACGTGGTGGGCACCGCCTTCCTCCCGGCCGAATCCCGCGAAGCCGATAACGCGAAGGCCGGTATCGAAGCACTCGCCGCTGACGAGGGCCTGACAGTCCTCGGCTGGCGTGAGGTTCCCGTGGTTGCCGACCTCGTCGGTGCCATGGCGCGTGCGTGCATGCCGTACTTCTCGCAGCCGTTCTTTGCCTCGGCTAACGGTGAGCAGCTCGAACACAATGAGCTGGACTCCCGTGCCTGGCGTATCCGTAAGCGGGCGCAGAACAAGTTCGGCGTCTACTTCCCCTCCCTGTCCTCGCGCACCATCGTTTACAAGGGCATGCTCACCACCGCGCAGCTCGAGCCCTTCTATCCGGACCTTTCGGACAAGCGCTTCAAGACCAAGCTTGCGATCGTGCACTCGCGCTTCTCCACCAACACGTTCCCGTCGTGGCCCTTGGCACAGCCGTTCCGCACCATCGCCCACAACGGCGAAATCAACACCGTCAAGGGCAACCGCAACTGGATGCGTGCCCGCCAGTCGCAGCTGGCCAGCCCCCTCCTGGGTTCCGTGCCTGAAGAGCTGTACCCGATCTGCACCCCGGGTGCCTCGGACTCGGCGTCCTTCGATGAAGTCGCTGAGCTCCTCTGGCTCTCCGGACGCCCCATCACGCACTCCATCATGATGATGATCCCGGAGGCCTGGGAGAACCACGCCACCATGGATCCGGCCCGCCGTGCCTTCTACGAATACCACTCCCTGCTCATGGAGCCGTGGGATGGTCCGGCAGCTGTGTCGTTCACCGACGGCAGCCTGGTCGGCGCAACCCTGGACCGCAACGGGCTCCGCCCAGGACGCTACTGGATCACCGAAGACGGCCTGGTTATCTTCGCCTCCGAGGTTGGCGTGATCGAGGTTGAGCCCTCCAACGTGGTCAAGAAGGGCCGCGTTGCTCCCGGCAAGATGTTCCTGGTGGACACCGAGGCCGGCCGCATCATCGACGACGCCGAGGTCAAGGCGGAAGTTGCTGCAGCCAATCCGTGGGCCGAATGGCTCAAGGACAACCTGATCGACATCAACGAGCTCCCCGAACGCGAGCACGTGCTGCACACTGCCGCGTCGGTGAACATCCGCCAGCGCACCTTTGGCTACACCACCGAAGAGCTGAAGATCCTGCTTGGTCCGATGTCCAGGACAGGTGCCGAGCCTTTGGGTGCCATGGGTTCGGACACTCCTGTTGCCGTGCTCTCCAAGCGTCCGCGTCTGCTGTTCGACTACTTCGTGCAGTCGTTTGCGCAGGTAACCAACCCGCCGCTGGACGCCATCCGTGAAGAGCTGGTGACGTCGCTGAAGTGTGCCATCGGCCCGAACGGCAACCTGTTGGATGGCAAGCAGGTCCGCCAGCCGCAGATTTCGCTGCCGTTCCCGGTGATCAACAACGACCAGCTCGCCAAGATCGCCAACATCGAGAGTCCCGACGGCGACCGCATCGCCATGAAGGTCCGCGGCCTGTACCGCCCCGAGGGCGGGGAAGCGGCGCTGCGTGCCCGCCTGACCGAAATCTGCGAGCAGGTTTCCGGTGCGATCAACCGCGGCGTGCAGTACGTCGTGCTGTCCGACCGTGACTCGAACGCCCAGTGGGCGCCGATTCCGTCGCTGCTCCTCGTCAGCGCTGTCCACCACCACTTGCTTCGCAGTGCGAACCGCACCAAGACCGCTCTCGTGGTTGAAGCCGGCGACGTCCGCGAGACGCACCATGTCGCCGTGCTGATCGGCTACGGCGCGTCGGCTGTGAACCCGTACCTTGCCATGGAATCGGTGGAACAGCTGATCTCCAACGGCGACGTCGTTGGCGTCACGCCCGAAGACGGCGTCTACAACCTCATCAAGGGCCTCGGCAAGGGTGTCCTGAAGATCATGTCCAAGATGGGCATCTCCACGGTGGCTTCCTACACGGGCGCACAAACCTTTGAGGCCCTGGGCCTGTCCCAGGAACTTGTGGATGAGTTCTTCTCCGGCACCCACTCCCAGCTGGGTGGCGTGGGCCTGGACGTCATCGCCGCGGAGGTTTCGGCACGCCACCAGATGGCGTACCCGGAGGGCGGCATTGAGCACCCGCACCAGCCGCTGCTTGGTGGCGGCGAGTACCAGTGGCGCCGCGACGGCGAACCGCACCTCTTCAACCCGGAGACGGTGTTCCGCCTGCAGCACGCAACCCGCGAACGCCGCTACGACATCTTCAAGTCCTACACCAAGGGCATCGATGACCAGTCAGAGAACCTGATGACCCTTCGCGGTCTCCTCAAGTTCAAGGACGGTGTCCGTCCGGCGGTCCCGCTCGAAGAAGTCGAGCCGGTCTCCAGCATCGTCAAGCGTTTCTCCACCGGGGCCATGAGCTACGGCTCCATCTCCAAGGAAGCGCACGAGACCCTGGCCATCGCCATGAACCGCCTCGGCGGTAAGTCCAACACCGGTGAAGGCGGCGAGGACGTCGATCGCCTGCTCGATCCGGAACGCCGTTCAGCGATCAAGCAGATCGCGTCCGGCCGTTTCGGCGTGACCAGCCTGTACCTGACCAACGCCGAAGACATCCAGATCAAGATGGCCCAGGGTGCCAAGCCCGGCGAAGGTGGCCAGCTGATGGCACAGAAGGTCTACCCCTGGGTAGCCCGGACGCGTCACTCCACGCCCGGCGTGGGACTCATTTCTCCGCCCCCGCACCACGACATCTACTCGATCGAAGACCTCGCGCAGCTCATCTATGATGCCAAGCGCGCGAATCCTTCCGCTCGTGTACACGTCAAGCTT
This Paenarthrobacter sp. GOM3 DNA region includes the following protein-coding sequences:
- the gltB gene encoding glutamate synthase large subunit; this translates as MTHLHNPGWSENIEPQGAMSPFKRFAALPEAQGLYNPDKEKDACGLAIIATLRGEPGYDIVEAALTALRNLEHRGAVGADEGTGDGAGLLMQVPDEFFRAVAEFELPAPGQYVVGTAFLPAESREADNAKAGIEALAADEGLTVLGWREVPVVADLVGAMARACMPYFSQPFFASANGEQLEHNELDSRAWRIRKRAQNKFGVYFPSLSSRTIVYKGMLTTAQLEPFYPDLSDKRFKTKLAIVHSRFSTNTFPSWPLAQPFRTIAHNGEINTVKGNRNWMRARQSQLASPLLGSVPEELYPICTPGASDSASFDEVAELLWLSGRPITHSIMMMIPEAWENHATMDPARRAFYEYHSLLMEPWDGPAAVSFTDGSLVGATLDRNGLRPGRYWITEDGLVIFASEVGVIEVEPSNVVKKGRVAPGKMFLVDTEAGRIIDDAEVKAEVAAANPWAEWLKDNLIDINELPEREHVLHTAASVNIRQRTFGYTTEELKILLGPMSRTGAEPLGAMGSDTPVAVLSKRPRLLFDYFVQSFAQVTNPPLDAIREELVTSLKCAIGPNGNLLDGKQVRQPQISLPFPVINNDQLAKIANIESPDGDRIAMKVRGLYRPEGGEAALRARLTEICEQVSGAINRGVQYVVLSDRDSNAQWAPIPSLLLVSAVHHHLLRSANRTKTALVVEAGDVRETHHVAVLIGYGASAVNPYLAMESVEQLISNGDVVGVTPEDGVYNLIKGLGKGVLKIMSKMGISTVASYTGAQTFEALGLSQELVDEFFSGTHSQLGGVGLDVIAAEVSARHQMAYPEGGIEHPHQPLLGGGEYQWRRDGEPHLFNPETVFRLQHATRERRYDIFKSYTKGIDDQSENLMTLRGLLKFKDGVRPAVPLEEVEPVSSIVKRFSTGAMSYGSISKEAHETLAIAMNRLGGKSNTGEGGEDVDRLLDPERRSAIKQIASGRFGVTSLYLTNAEDIQIKMAQGAKPGEGGQLMAQKVYPWVARTRHSTPGVGLISPPPHHDIYSIEDLAQLIYDAKRANPSARVHVKLVSEVGIGTVASGVTKAKADVVLVSGHDGGTGASPLNSLKHAGVPWELGLAETQQTLMLNGLRDRVVVQVDGQLKTGRDVVIAALLGGEEYGFATAPLVVSGCIMMRVCHLDTCPVGVATQNPELRSRFNGKPEFVVNFFEFLAEEVREILAELGFRSLEEAIGHAEVLDTREAINHWKAEGLDLDPILHGLEFDDDVPLRNMTGQNHELDKHFDQRLITMAQEALSDRMPVKITLDVINTDRSVGTMLGHVVTKTFGIDVLATDTIDITLNGTAGQSLGAFLPAGITLRMFGDSNDYVGKGLSGGRIVVRPDRTNVFQAERNVIAGNVIGYGATSGEMFLRGQVGERFLVRNSGATAVVEGIGDHGCEYMTGGQTLIIGRTGRNFGAGMSGGTAYVLDLQPERVNKLALDTGELQLLELDAEDRDIVHGLLTKHVEETESVLAGRLLENFDDTAARITKVLPRDYAAVLQTRLDAIEEGLDPDGEEVWSRILEVTGG